From the Vicinamibacterales bacterium genome, the window AAGGGCTGGCGCTGCGGCGCCAGCGACCGTGAGCGCCACGCGACGGCCGTCCATCGCGAGCAGCGGCGCCCGGCGATGGCGCGGAACGACATCTGGAGCATGGACTTCGTCGCCGAAGAGCTCACCGACGGCCGGCGGTTCCGGACGTTGACGGTGCTGGATCTCTTCACCCGCGGGTCCAATATCGAAGTGCTTATAACCTTCATTCGAAGGGTAGGCGTTTGAAGCCGGGATGTCGGTACTGGGCCACTGACCGGCGTCGCCTTAGCGCGCTAATCAGTGTCTTAGGTAACAGATCTCGCACTGTCAGCCGTGCAGGCGCCGCGGTCCAGTGGTCCGGATGGTCACCGGTGTTCGATGCCGAAACGTAGTCTGACTGCTGCGGCATCGTCAGAAAAGGCGTTACCATCGAGACGCGTCTCGCCAGCACCATTAACATCACTTGGTAAGGCCCGACTAGCTCAACGCGGCCGCCAATCGACATCGGATCGGCTACTTCAAACCAAGCCGCCCGGTCCCTGGCATCACAGGCGATCATTCGCACGACCTGAAAGCCATTGTCAGGCGAAAGCGCCCGAAAAAATAGCTCCGGGCTGAACTGGTAAAAACCGTGGCCACAAAAATTATTTACACCTGAACAGGTAATTAAGTGCCCATCAGCGGCGACGAGTTCCATGCAATTGCGCAGCGCTTGAGGAAAATTGAACACATGTTCAAGTGTGCCTGCGTCAAAGACCAGACTGTAACGAGCGAGGATGCCTTCCGGAAGCGGAGTACCAAGATCGTGAAGAATCGTCGCACCTTCGTAGTTAGATCGATCTAATGAGTCGATGACGTCGGCGCCGAGAAACCGGAAAACCTCTTCAGCATAAGGCCCCGATCCCACCGCATCACGGAGATACGCGGGCGCCCCCTCGGGTGCGACATACAGGCGTTGCCGACCAATCATGAGGGTGCGGGCAAAGTTGACGCGATACTGTTGAGCCAATGAGAGAAACCGCAAGGTATTGGAGTCAATTCCCATATTTCACAACTCAACGACAAAGCATGCGTGGTGCGCCGTCGTCAAAATGCAGTGCACCCGAGATTCATCGGAGTACTTAACGCCCGAGCGACCGGATTCGAGATCCCGCTAGACGACGATTAGCCCAGCCATCTCACTGCGGCCCTACTGCCGCGCTCCACGTTACGCGTGTCGGCCCTTCATAAGTCGTTGCGCCACGTTGGCTTTGCATCGTCTCGAGAACGAATGCTTCAGGAGATTCCATGCACGGGCAAATCACTCGTCAATGTTCGGAGTCTCGATTGTACCGCCGCCTCACTCATTGATCGCCATTGAGCCGGAGATAGGTCTAGAAGCCGCCGAAACCACTTATGGAGGTCTTTTCTTACTTGCCCAGCCGACATTTCGAGCGACCGCGTCTATCGACCAGGGATGTCGACGAAGCAATCGCGCAGCCTCGACCACACGAACCGTTGCATGGAAATGAGTCAGCGAGCAGCCGCACTCATTCGCGAATCGGGAAGAGCGTCGTGCACGAGTACCCTGAAGTTGATCAAAATGACACTCGAAAATGTCACTTCGGCCTCTCTGGGACGAAGATCGCTGAAATTATTAAGGAATTGTGCAAAAAGGGCAGAGTGGCTGGCCGTCAGGGACGGCTTTCGCAACTGGTTGATACAGGCGGGTTAATGCGCGTCGGGCGTGCACCCAGTTCCTCCCAGCGACTGCTTGTAACCATCGACTTTTCAGGCGAGCGCCAGCTGGTGGCTCTGGTGACTACTGTTGGAACGCGACCTTCCAACGTTTGCGGGGATCCTGGAAAACGACGCCTTCCGGATCGCATGCGTCCGGGTCGTAGTCGCCGCCGGCCCACTGCATCATTGACGCGTGCTCCGAGTGTTTCGAGTTCGCGATGATTTTCAGAAAATCAAGGTAGCCACGCACCCCACCACAATCCTCTGGCGGGCATCGTCGAGCGCCGGCCAGACACCGCGGGTAGTTCAGCGAGGTCTCGGCCAACTCCGTCCCCTCGTGCACCAGCAGATGCTCCCAGTCGTCGCCAAAGTCGTAGGCGTACAGCGTGGGAAGAGCGTGCCAGGGGCGAGACCCGAAATAGCTCGACACGGAAACCTCCCAGCCGGGAACGACCGGCCGATCTTCGGGATCATCGTCGGTAGGAATGCCGATCGACACCATGTGTTTCTCATCGGCGTCAAGGAGACGGAACACGATAAGGAACTGGTGGACTGCTGTGGGCCGACCACGCGGAACTGCCGACTTTCGCCGCGCGGGTATCTTAGCCATCGGCACCCTCTCCCTTGTGAGTTGCGCCTCGCCACGGGATGAGAACCCCTTCGTCGGTGAGTTCGAACAGCCGCAGTGACTGGGGTGCGCTCAAGAGTTCCTCGACGGCCCTGCGCCAGACTTCGATCCGTTCCGTGAGTCGTCGGGCCTGACGGACGCGCGAGACCACGACAATAGATGCCACGGACTCACCGAACAGGAAATCCTCGTCTTGTGTGAGGAAGAGGACCTCGGAACTGGAGAGTCGCGTGCGGATTCGCGTGTCTGATGCGCCGCGCCAGCCGAGCGTGATGATGTGCTCAACCTGCACGCCGTCCAACTCGAGGACGCGAACCAATCCCAAAGGGAAGTTCTCGTCCAGCAGGACCTTCACGATGCGTGACGAACGGCTGGCGGGAGGTGCGCGGCGACGTGCGCGACGTACGCCAACGCGGCGCGGACCTGTTCGAGGCTCAGGTCGTACTCCGCGGCTACGGTGTCGGCCGATTCACCAGCTGCCAACGCGCCGACGATCGTGGCGACGTCGATGCGCGTGCCGCTGAGGCACGGCTTCCCGAAGCGAATGTCAGGGTCCATGGAGACGCCCGGGAAGACTTCCATAAGCGACAACTCTAACACCGGCGGCGAGACTCATACCTGGCCGAGCACGACCGGTTCCGCCGAACACCCGCCTGGGATTCGAAC encodes:
- a CDS encoding DUF5615 family PIN-like protein, translating into MKVLLDENFPLGLVRVLELDGVQVEHIITLGWRGASDTRIRTRLSSSEVLFLTQDEDFLFGESVASIVVVSRVRQARRLTERIEVWRRAVEELLSAPQSLRLFELTDEGVLIPWRGATHKGEGADG
- a CDS encoding plasmid pRiA4b ORF-3 family protein, coding for MAKIPARRKSAVPRGRPTAVHQFLIVFRLLDADEKHMVSIGIPTDDDPEDRPVVPGWEVSVSSYFGSRPWHALPTLYAYDFGDDWEHLLVHEGTELAETSLNYPRCLAGARRCPPEDCGGVRGYLDFLKIIANSKHSEHASMMQWAGGDYDPDACDPEGVVFQDPRKRWKVAFQQ
- a CDS encoding DUF433 domain-containing protein codes for the protein MEVFPGVSMDPDIRFGKPCLSGTRIDVATIVGALAAGESADTVAAEYDLSLEQVRAALAYVAHVAAHLPPAVRHAS